The Epilithonimonas zeae genome contains the following window.
CCCGATTTCAGATATTATCACACCAAATATGGATGAAGCTTCCATTTTAGCCAATATGGAAGTGAAAACTTTAGACGATATGAAAATTGCCGGAGAAAACATCAAAAAATTAGGTTGTAAACATATTCTGCTAAAAGGTGGACATCAAACCACTGAAAAGATTACATCATTATTTTATAGTGATAAAGATGATTTCCAAACTTTTGAATCTTTAAAATTAAATACAAAAAATACCCACGGTTCGGGTTGTACATTGTCATCCGCGATTGCTTCTTTTATTGCCCAAGGAAAATCTATGGACAAAGCTGTGGCTTTAGCTCAAAACTATGTTTCAGAAGCTATTCTTGAAGGAAGCGATGTCCAAACCGGAAAAGGAAACGGTCCTTTGAATCACTTTTTTAATCCTCAAAAACTTATCAAGAATGAATTGGTCTGAAAACGCCTGGAAATCAATTGAAAATATTTATCAAGACATCATTGAAATGCCTTTTATTAAGGAATTATCGGATGGAACTTTAGACAAAGAAAAATTCCAGTTTTATATTGCTCAGGACTCTTTGTATTTGGAGCATTTTGGGAGAACTTTAGCTTTAATCGGAAGTAAAGCGCATCAAATTGAAGACGCTTTGGCATATATGAGATTTGCCGAAAATGCCATTGTCGTTGAAAATGCTTTGCACGAATCTTATTTTAAAGAATTTGAAATTTCAGACAAAGGGATTTTAGAGCCTGTTTGTCATCATTATATTCATTTTTTGAGAAGTACCGCAGCTTTTGAGCCTGTTGAAGTAGCTTTGGCAGCGACTTTACCTTGTTTCTGGATTTATAAGGAAGTCGGAGATTACATTCTGAATCTTAAACAAGCATCAGAAAACCCTTATCAAAGCTGGATTGAAACTTATGGCGGAGAAGATTTTGCTGTTGCGGTTAAAACTGCCATCGAGATTTGCAATAAAGCCGCTGAAAATACAACTCCCGAAATAAGAACCCGAATGAATGATGCATTTATTACCGCTTCACGTCTGGAATATCAGTTTTGGGAAGCGGCTTATTATTTAAAAAAATGGAAGTAAACATTAATTTAATCTTTTTGAATAATCCCCAGTATTTTGATTTAATCCATATTCTTAAATTTGATATACAATTCTAAGCTATCAGAGACCGATATATTTATAAATCAATGCTGAAGATTTTCCAAAGAGGTGATCAAAATAAAAGTTTATCTTCTCAACATATTGTTTGGAAGATAAACTTTTCACTAGTTATATGATGGAAATATAATGTTTTACTTATACTCAATTTCTGAATTGCATTTTACCGACCAACAGCCATTTCTCCACGTAAGGTCATCACGGTACTAGTTGCCATCGCTACCGTCTTGTCCTCAGCATTTTTCACCTCGCACAAGTAATGACTTACATTCTTACCTTTATGCAGTGGGTAGGCTTTTGCCTTAAGTGATCCACTAAAAACCGGGCGATAAAAATTGATCTTTAGTTCTATAGTCGTAAAAGATTCTCCTCTTTCAATAAAGGTTGAGTGAGCGGTTCCGATGGCTGCATCGGCCAATTCGCTAATAAGACCTCCATGTATGGTTCCCTGTTGGTTAGCGTGCAATTCTTTTGATGTCTCTATTGATATCGTTGCTCTTCCCGGACCAATCTCAATGACTTCCATTCCAAGCGTGGTAGCTATAGCAGTTGGATATTGCAAATGCGTATTGATTTCAGGCAGTAATGATTTATTGATCATACTCTGCAGGTAAGCAAGTATAGGTAATTTCATCGTAGTTAATTTGTAAAATCTAAATAAATTTCCTGATATCTTATTATAATTTAGAAATCAGACAGGAAAGAAGTAGATTATTCAATTAAATTATTAAAATGCTGAATATGCTCTTCCTGTAGATCAAGTAGGCTGTTGATCTTTAAATCAGCAAAATCAAATTTGGTGTGATGGTATTGGGTATTTTCAGGTACAACGACTACAAACATACCAGCCGCTTTTGCAGCGGTAAGTCCGGAGGAAGAATCCTCAAATACAACACATCGTGAAGGATTAACTAATAAGATAGACGCTATTTTAATATAAATATCCGGACTAGGTTTACCTTTGTCAACAAATTCTGCTGAGAGGATAGCATCAAAATACCATTCAATATTCAATTTTTTTAGTACTTTGAAAATAAGCATATCCGGTGAGTTTGTAGCCAGACCAATTTTATATCCTGCAGCTTTAAAATAGGCTAAAGTCTTTTCGACTCCAGGCATTATCTGTCCCTGTAAATCAATCAGTTCTCCTACCCTATCAATAACCTGCTGCTCGATTTCGGCTAAACCAATATTCTTCCAAGGTTTAAGACTAAACCAATAGTCAGTAACTTCTCTCGTTGTCATGTTGCTCGTTATAGTTGAGTGATACTCTGTTACCTCAATTCCTAAAGATCCGAATACTTCTTTTTCGGCAGTTTTCCAAAAAGGTTCGGAATCGATTAACAGACCATCCATATCAAATAATACTGCTTCTATCATTGTCTATCTTTCTTATTATTGCTGTGAAAAATTTCAACAAATTTATAATCTTCAACTTTACTTGTTATGATACAAATTACTGAAATATTACCAGTACAGATTAATTTTGTGTAATGGTTTGAGAAGGTTTAATCAAAATGAAATAACAATCAATGCAACAAATAATCACCATAGGTAAAGTTATTTGAAAATAAATCCTGTCTCCGTTGCTATAATTGAATCTATCTTAAACGCTGCCCCAACTGTCTAATCGCCTCTATCCTTTTGGGTGAAAAAGTGTCTGCAAAAACAAGTCTAAAGTATTGGTCGAAAGCAGATGAAAATGAAAAGGTATAGCCTGGAGTAAATCTAACACCTATTTTATCACATTGTTGATAAAAGAATTTCATGTCAGTTGTATCGGGCATCTTTACCCAAAGGTTATATCCCCCGTATGGAGTTACCAAAGAGATATTTTCGGGAAAATGAGTTGAAAGTAAATTGATCGCAAAGTGAGCGTTTTTTGCCAATTGCAAGCGAAAAGACCTTACATGACGATCGTAACTGCTGCTCTCAATTAAATGATTTACCGTCTCCTGATACAAAGGTGAAACACTGCTACCCAATGAAAACCTGACCTGTTCAGCACGTTCCATAAATTGGCCTGAACTTAGCCATCCCAGTCTGATCCCTGGAGCCAGTGTTTTTGCATAGGAAGAATAGGTCAGCACGAGACCGCTCTCATCAAAACTCTTTATGGTGGAGGGTCTTTGACCCTGAAAATGCAGATCTCCATAGATATCATTTTCTATTACAGCAATGTGATGTCTTTGAGCAATATTCAATAACATTTTCTTCTGTTCGTCGCTTAGTAAAGTTCCGGTGGGATTATGAAAATTAGGAGTAACTACAACAGCTTTTATTTTATTCTTCTCGCAGGCTTTATTAAAGAAATCAATGTCAAATCCAAATATGGAGTCAACGGGAACCTCAATAACTTTAAGTTTTAATACCCTGATAACCTCCAGAACAGAAAAAACGCACGGACTTTCCAGCGCAATTGCATCACCTGACTCACAAGTTGCCGACAACGCAATATATAAAGCCTGTAAGGCACCGTCTGTTATTAGAAGTTCATCTTGGCTAATCCTGGTTTGATAAGATGCAGCTTGTTTTACAATATTTTGTTTTAGTAAAGGTAATCCGCTTGCGGGATAATATCGTAATAGTCCAGCGCCGTTCTTTCTGATGACCTGCTGCATGGTTCTTAACAATAACTTTTGCGGGATAATAAGGTCACCTGGAGCAGCTACATTAAATTCTGAAATTTTCCTGCCCATCCTTAAAGAAGTAGTCAGTGCCAGATGATTACTGAAAGTCGCATCTCTCACAACAGGTTTATGTTTAATTGTTGACGGTTGTGCGTTTGATTCCCTGTTGTTGCTTACATAATAACCTGATTTTGGAATACTGTCAACGAATCCGCTAAGTATCAGATGTTCATATCCTAGTTGCACAGTACTGCTGCTAAGTTGATATTTTTCTTTGATCTGACGTACTGATGGCAGCTTATGTCCAGGTTTGTAAATCCCTTCCCTAACATTTTTTTCGATCTCAATCGTGAACAATTCAAATTTATAGCTTTTCATCTGTATTACTTATTTTTATTAAAACTGTACCTGTACTGCAAATATAATGTTTTTAACTTTGAAAAACCATTAAGAATAGCCTGATTGTCAGATGTTCAAAATAGAACCGATATTAATTGACTTTTAAATTATAAAATATGAAAACAGTGCTTATCAGTGGTGCAAACAGAGGAATTGGTCTGGAGACTGCCAAAAAATTTTCCCAACAGGGATATAGAGTGTTTCTTAGTTCGAAAAATTATGAAAACGGTTTACGTGTGACCGAAGAGCTAAAAAATTCTGGATATTTAAATATCATACCCATTTCTCTGGATACCCATGATCAATCAATTATCGACCAAGCATTTGAATTCATCACCCAATATACTCCAAGTTTGGATGTATTAATCAACAATGCAGAAATACGAGGTCAGCAGTCACAATCACCAACAATACTTGATATGGATAACATCAAAGAGATTTATGAGACCAATCTCTTCGGTACAATGCGCCTGACCAAGACCATGATACCAATGCTCAGAAAATCACCCGATCCGCGCATCGTAAATGTCTCCCGCAATTAGCCTCACTTACGCTGCATGACAATCCGAACTGGAAATTCTATGAGTTCAAGGATGCTGGCTATGGTCCTTCCAAAACAGCACTTAATGCATACAGAGTAATGCTTGCTTATGAACTTAAGGGTACCTAGCCGTAGATCCCGGATATACTGCTAAGGGATTTAATGCTTATAAAGACACAGGTTCGGTATCTAACGCAGCAGGATTCAACCCTCGATAAATCTTGACCGACAGGTCAATTTTTGAGCCAAGAGGGGGATTAACATGGTAACAAAATCGCATTAACCATTAATAAATTAAAGAATCCATGATATTAGCTTATAACTTTTAAACTTATTTCTCTCCTTATCGTTTTAAATAAAATGAATACATATAAAAATAGTACATCATTATCTGCTCAAAGCCCTTCTACAATGTGGGTTTCAATTCTTTCTCTTGGAACCTTCATCGTCTTCTTTCAAGGATTTATGGTTGCTCCCATACTTCCACAACTTTCTGAGCTTTTCAAGGTCACCGTTCAACACGTAAGTTTCATTGAACCTGCCTATCTGCTGAGCTATGGTATTTCAACATTGATGTATGCACCCTTGTCAGAAAAATATGGACGTTTTCCAGTAATTACTTTTTCTCTGTGTGGATTTATAATGGCTACTGCTCTAACAGGCTTTGTACAAAACATCGATCAACTTATTTTTCTAAGGCTTCTGACCGGACTTCTCGCCGGAGGTGTCGCTCCGACAACAATCGGTTGGATCGGTGACAATTTTCCGTATGAGAAAAGAGGTCATGCTTTGGGAATATTTTTCGGTTTTATGGCTGCGGGAACAGCATTTGGTTCAAGCGCAGGTGCATTATTGACTTCATTTGTAGGGTGGAGAATGCTATTTTGGATTGTTGCCGGATTAGGAATTATTATTTTGGGAATTCTCGTAATAAATCGTGGCAATTTCTCACAAAAGCAAAATGAAAGTACATTAAGGGGTAAAATGATGTTATCTGAATACTATAATATACTCAAATTGAGCAGAGCGCGTCGTACCTATATATTTGTTCTTTTAAACTCCATGTTTCATAGTGGTATATTTGCATGGACAGGATATTTCTTTTTCAGCAACTATTATCTTACTGAAAGAGGTGTAGGATTAGCATTGCTGGGCTATGGAATACCCGGTCTGCTGTTAGGTCCTTTTTTAGGAAAGATGGCTGACAAATTTGGTCGTAATAGAATCATTCCCATAGGAATAACAGTCGGAGCAATATCCACCTTATTGCTAGCGATGCAGTACCCATTATTAATCTCCTGTTTTTTAATTGCGACCCTTTCACTTGCTTTTGACATGACGCATCCTCTTTTCGCTGCTATTATTACGACCTTATCTGAACGCAAAGGTATAGCAATCGGACTCTTTGCATTTGTCATGTTTATGGGTTATGGATTGGGAAGTCTGATATTCAGCCTCATCATCAATATTGGTATTAACAAAAGTTTCCAGGTATTTGGATTTTTTGCAGTTTTGGGAGCAATATTATCATTTTTTGCATTCAAGAATGAAAGATAATTTCACTTTTTGTTATCATCATTTATTATTGGCAATAATATACTTTCATATACCATATTAAATATATAAAAATACTACTTGTTTTTAAAATCAATTTTATTGTCCATAGAGAAATAAAATTGATTTTTTTTAGTGTAAAAATAAATCTAGTGCATTAAAATATATAGTAACCATTTTTTATTCTATTAATGATTTATAGAGCGTGCAGTAATTATAGTAAAACTTTAATAGTAATTCTACGTAATCTGATATATAGTATTTTATACTGTACTGCAAAATAGAAAATAGTTGTTACTTTGGAATACTAAAGGTGATCAATGCCGAAGCTTAAAAACTAATTCATCATACAACAAAACCAATTAAAATCTTTACATTCTTTAGGCAGCATTATCCAGTCTTGTGCATTTATTTTGTCGTCGAATTGGATTTCACAGGAACAACATTTCAATATTTTATAATATCTTAAAATAGCTGACTAAATAATGATCACTACTCTACTGTCTCTTGCAGTTGGTAAAGAAAGTTAACAACAATACTCAAAAAACAAAACTAATATGTCCGCGAACCATAAACATCAGAACAGCCTGCCTTTAATGATTTAGTAACAGTGCTGAAACCATTGTAAGTTTAAGCTTGGTGGTGGATTCTTAGCACCTAATAATCTTTTATACATTTTCATAATACGATTAGTTGACCATTGATCTACATCAGATCAAGGGGA
Protein-coding sequences here:
- the hxpB gene encoding hexitol phosphatase HxpB, yielding MIEAVLFDMDGLLIDSEPFWKTAEKEVFGSLGIEVTEYHSTITSNMTTREVTDYWFSLKPWKNIGLAEIEQQVIDRVGELIDLQGQIMPGVEKTLAYFKAAGYKIGLATNSPDMLIFKVLKKLNIEWYFDAILSAEFVDKGKPSPDIYIKIASILLVNPSRCVVFEDSSSGLTAAKAAGMFVVVVPENTQYHHTKFDFADLKINSLLDLQEEHIQHFNNLIE
- a CDS encoding MFS transporter → MNTYKNSTSLSAQSPSTMWVSILSLGTFIVFFQGFMVAPILPQLSELFKVTVQHVSFIEPAYLLSYGISTLMYAPLSEKYGRFPVITFSLCGFIMATALTGFVQNIDQLIFLRLLTGLLAGGVAPTTIGWIGDNFPYEKRGHALGIFFGFMAAGTAFGSSAGALLTSFVGWRMLFWIVAGLGIIILGILVINRGNFSQKQNESTLRGKMMLSEYYNILKLSRARRTYIFVLLNSMFHSGIFAWTGYFFFSNYYLTERGVGLALLGYGIPGLLLGPFLGKMADKFGRNRIIPIGITVGAISTLLLAMQYPLLISCFLIATLSLAFDMTHPLFAAIITTLSERKGIAIGLFAFVMFMGYGLGSLIFSLIINIGINKSFQVFGFFAVLGAILSFFAFKNER
- a CDS encoding PaaI family thioesterase, which encodes MKLPILAYLQSMINKSLLPEINTHLQYPTAIATTLGMEVIEIGPGRATISIETSKELHANQQGTIHGGLISELADAAIGTAHSTFIERGESFTTIELKINFYRPVFSGSLKAKAYPLHKGKNVSHYLCEVKNAEDKTVAMATSTVMTLRGEMAVGR
- the tenA gene encoding thiaminase II, producing the protein MNWSENAWKSIENIYQDIIEMPFIKELSDGTLDKEKFQFYIAQDSLYLEHFGRTLALIGSKAHQIEDALAYMRFAENAIVVENALHESYFKEFEISDKGILEPVCHHYIHFLRSTAAFEPVEVALAATLPCFWIYKEVGDYILNLKQASENPYQSWIETYGGEDFAVAVKTAIEICNKAAENTTPEIRTRMNDAFITASRLEYQFWEAAYYLKKWK
- the thiD gene encoding bifunctional hydroxymethylpyrimidine kinase/phosphomethylpyrimidine kinase → MTKYKYPSVLTIAGFDGSGGAGIQADIKTISALGCYATSVLTALPVQNTMGVRNIFPIPVQAVSEQIESILDDIFPDAIKIGMVHTPELVETIVETLVKYKKVPIVFDPVMVATSGHRLIEEETIQTIIEKLFPISDIITPNMDEASILANMEVKTLDDMKIAGENIKKLGCKHILLKGGHQTTEKITSLFYSDKDDFQTFESLKLNTKNTHGSGCTLSSAIASFIAQGKSMDKAVALAQNYVSEAILEGSDVQTGKGNGPLNHFFNPQKLIKNELV
- a CDS encoding SDR family NAD(P)-dependent oxidoreductase, translating into MKTVLISGANRGIGLETAKKFSQQGYRVFLSSKNYENGLRVTEELKNSGYLNIIPISLDTHDQSIIDQAFEFITQYTPSLDVLINNAEIRGQQSQSPTILDMDNIKEIYETNLFGTMRLTKTMIPMLRKSPDPRIVNVSRN
- a CDS encoding aminotransferase-like domain-containing protein; translated protein: MKSYKFELFTIEIEKNVREGIYKPGHKLPSVRQIKEKYQLSSSTVQLGYEHLILSGFVDSIPKSGYYVSNNRESNAQPSTIKHKPVVRDATFSNHLALTTSLRMGRKISEFNVAAPGDLIIPQKLLLRTMQQVIRKNGAGLLRYYPASGLPLLKQNIVKQAASYQTRISQDELLITDGALQALYIALSATCESGDAIALESPCVFSVLEVIRVLKLKVIEVPVDSIFGFDIDFFNKACEKNKIKAVVVTPNFHNPTGTLLSDEQKKMLLNIAQRHHIAVIENDIYGDLHFQGQRPSTIKSFDESGLVLTYSSYAKTLAPGIRLGWLSSGQFMERAEQVRFSLGSSVSPLYQETVNHLIESSSYDRHVRSFRLQLAKNAHFAINLLSTHFPENISLVTPYGGYNLWVKMPDTTDMKFFYQQCDKIGVRFTPGYTFSFSSAFDQYFRLVFADTFSPKRIEAIRQLGQRLR